The DNA segment GCCAGCGCCACGGCCGCCAGAACGAAAAGCGCCACCGTCCCCCCCCGTTCCGCCAGCCACTCCGCCGCGCGGTCCGAGAACGACGGAGGCGGCAGCGGCTCGGGACGGCGCGTGGGAACGAAAAGGACGCTCACGGCGTCCGGCTCCGCTTGGCGCCCCACCGCCTTGGCGATGAGGTCCTTGGCCTGATCCGGCGTCATGAACGAACGCCCTTCCTCGACGGGGATGAGGACCCCCACCGTCACGCTCTCGATCGCCCCGAGCGGCTCCGAACGCTCCGTGACCGTCTCGTCGACGACGCTTTCGACACGGAGACTGCGCCCGCCGTCCGGCGCGGCCGCCTCCGGAGGCGGCCCCAGCTCGCCTTTCCCCTTGAAGCCGCCTTCCCCCGTGCCGAGCGCTCCTTTGACGATCCCCTTGTGCTCCTCCTCGCGAACGGGCACCGCCCGTCCGTACTTCTTCTCGCGGACGTGGACGTTGGCGGTCTTGGCCACGGCGCGCACGACCACCCGCGCCGTCGGGAAAAGATCGATGATCTTGGCCTTGATCTCCTCCTCGAGGCGCGCCTCATGGCCGCGCAGGTCGTCGATCGAGGCGGCCGTCTCCGAGCGCGGAACCTTGTAGGCCCGCCCCTGCGTGTCCATGATGTGGACCCGGTCCCGGTCCAGCCCGGGAACGGCGTGCGCCACGAGCCCGGCGATCGCCAGGACGTTCTTCTCGTGAAGCGCTTTTCCGGAATGGAGCTCGACCTGGACCGAGGCGCTGGGCCGGGGCCCCTGAAAACCCGTCTGCCAGGCCTCGGATCCCGGGCTGATCTGGACGCTGGCGTTGCGGACGGCGTCCACCTTCCGGATCATGTACTCCAGGCGCCGCTGGAGCGCCACCTGGTAGCGCTTTTCCTTCTGCCAGCGATCCGCGAAGATGGCATCCTCCTCGAGAAATTTCCAGAGGGCCTGGTCGCTCAGGATGCCGTCTCCGGCCAGCTCGAGGATCACCCGGTCGGCGTCGCGCCGGGGGACGTAGATCTCCTGGTCGCGCACCTCGTGGGGGCGGCCTTCCTTCTGGAACTTGCGCAGCACGGCGGCGCGCTCCTCGGGCGTGGCCTCGCGTCCCACGACGCGTACCGAAGGAGGATCGGTGGCGGACACCGTTCCCCAGACGGCCAGAAGCAGCGCCGCGGCCGCCGCGGCGCCCACGAGCAGGCGCTGCGACGGACCGAGGTTGCCCCAGAGCCGCCGCACGGAGTCCGCGGCGGACTTGAACGCCTCCATGACGGCCCCTCTCCTTATTCTCCCGGTGGAGCGGTGCTAAATCTGCATCCCCTGAATCTCCCGGAAGGCCCGGGCCAGCTCGTTTCGAATCTCCATGAGCGCCTCGAAGGCCATCCGCGACTTCTGAAGCGCGGCGGCCACCTGCTCGGCCGTGGCGTCCCCCGCGGCATATCGCTCAAGCACCCGGTCGGCCTCCTGCTGGAGCCGGCCGACGCGCTCGAGGGAGTCCTTGAGAATCGCCTCGAACGACCGCTCCGCGGCCGGCTCGGCTCCCCGGAGGGGAGGCGTCATCGCCGGTCCGGCCGGCGGGCCCAGGGGTCCCACGGCATCCATCATGAGGGGCCTCCGGACGCAACCGGCGTGCCAACGCCCTTTCGAAGTTCCCTCACGCCGCCCCTCCCGCGGGGAGGGAAATCTCTTCCGGAGCGGCGGAAGATTCTTCCGTTCCCGATCCCCACTTCTTGAGCTTGTCCCTCAGCGTCCGGGCGCTGATGCCCAGGATCCGAGCGGCGCGCTCGCGGTTTCCCCCGCACGCCCGGAGGTTCTCCTCGATCGCCCGGCGTTCCAGTTCCTCGAGAGAAATCCCCGCGAGGGACGACGAGGCCCGGGCCGAACCTTCGAGCCAGGGCGCGATCATCTCGGCCGAAATCTCCTCGCCGGGACAGAGCACCGCGGCCCGCTCCAGAAGGTTGGCCAGCTCGCGGACGTTCCCCGGCCAGTCGTAGGCGCAGAGCTTGCGCATCGCCGCGGGGGAAACCCGCTTCCGGTGACGCGCCGTAAAGTGCTCGACGAGAAGCGGAATTTCCTCCCGCCGCTCGCGCAAGGCCGGCATCCGAACGGGCAGGACGTTCAGCCGGTAGTAGAGATCCTCGCGGAAGCGTCCCCGCGCGACCTCGGCCGGGAGATCCCGGTTGGTCGTGGCCACCACGCGGACGTCCACCCGGCGGGTCCGGCTGGAGCCCACGCGCTCGAAGGCGCGCTCCTGAAGCACCCGCAGGAGCTTGGCCTGAAGCGCGGGGTCGATCTCGCTCACCTCGTCCAGAAGCAGCGTGCCGCCGTCGGCCAGCTCGAAGCGTCCCTTGCGCAGCCGGTCCGCGCCCGTAAAGGCCCCCTTTTCGTGCCCGAAAAGCTCGCTCTCGAGCAGTCCCGCCGAAAGCGCCGCGCAGTTGACGCAGAGGAAGGGAGCGGCCCCGCGGCGGGACAGCCGGTGAAGCGTCCGCGCCGCCACTTCCTTGCCCGTCCCGCTCTCGCCGGTGATCAGCACCGTGGCGTCGCTCCGGGCCGCCCGTTCGAGGAGCGCCAGAACGCCGCGCGTGACGGGCCCCCAC comes from the Planctomycetota bacterium genome and includes:
- a CDS encoding sigma-54 dependent transcriptional regulator, whose product is MSCVWVIDDEAILRDAMAEALRRAGHRVEAFASARPALERLGSEPCDLVITDLRMPDLDGIAVLEEARRTAPDVPVLVVTAHGTVESAVGAMKKGAYDYILKPFRLEELEALVERALAHRRLEMENEVLRARVGDAGREEAVWGPVTRGVLALLERAARSDATVLITGESGTGKEVAARTLHRLSRRGAAPFLCVNCAALSAGLLESELFGHEKGAFTGADRLRKGRFELADGGTLLLDEVSEIDPALQAKLLRVLQERAFERVGSSRTRRVDVRVVATTNRDLPAEVARGRFREDLYYRLNVLPVRMPALRERREEIPLLVEHFTARHRKRVSPAAMRKLCAYDWPGNVRELANLLERAAVLCPGEEISAEMIAPWLEGSARASSSLAGISLEELERRAIEENLRACGGNRERAARILGISARTLRDKLKKWGSGTEESSAAPEEISLPAGGAA
- a CDS encoding flagellar hook-basal body complex protein FliE → MGPLGPPAGPAMTPPLRGAEPAAERSFEAILKDSLERVGRLQQEADRVLERYAAGDATAEQVAAALQKSRMAFEALMEIRNELARAFREIQGMQI